One window of the Niallia circulans genome contains the following:
- the ppaX gene encoding pyrophosphatase PpaX produces MTGKINTALFDLDGTLINTNELIISSYLHTLNHYYPGKYKRVDVIPFMGPPLLETFESIDKMRAPEMIAMYRSYNIANHDKIVTIFDGVYDAIKELKQRGFKLAIVSTKLSDVVEMGLKLTKLDEFFDVVVALDHVTIAKPDPEPVLLALEKLKASPGDAIMVGDNKHDILSGKNAGTLTAGVAWTLKGKEFLQAYNPDYIFENMKDILSIPEVQQT; encoded by the coding sequence TTGACTGGAAAGATTAATACAGCATTATTCGATTTGGATGGAACGCTAATAAATACAAATGAATTAATTATTTCCTCCTACTTACATACATTAAATCATTATTACCCAGGAAAATATAAACGAGTTGATGTCATTCCTTTTATGGGACCACCATTATTGGAAACATTTGAGTCGATTGATAAAATGAGAGCTCCAGAGATGATAGCAATGTATCGCTCCTATAATATTGCGAATCACGATAAGATTGTTACAATATTTGATGGTGTTTATGATGCTATTAAAGAATTAAAGCAAAGAGGCTTTAAGCTTGCAATTGTATCAACAAAACTTTCCGATGTAGTGGAAATGGGCTTGAAATTGACGAAGCTAGATGAATTTTTTGATGTAGTGGTTGCTTTAGATCATGTAACAATCGCTAAACCAGATCCCGAGCCGGTTCTCCTTGCTCTTGAAAAATTAAAGGCTTCCCCTGGCGATGCAATTATGGTTGGAGATAATAAACATGATATTTTGTCTGGGAAAAATGCAGGTACTTTAACAGCAGGTGTTGCTTGGACACTAAAAGGGAAAGAATTTTTGCAGGCATATAATCCTGATTA
- the lgt gene encoding prolipoprotein diacylglyceryl transferase, translating to MEDIQPIDPIAFSLGPFDVRWYGLIIGFGLILALVIAMREGNRRGLGKDDFPDLMLWAIPISIICARIYYVIFEWSYYKDHLGDIPKIWNGGIAIHGALIGAIVTTYIFTKKKGISFWKIADIAAPSLILGQAIGRWGNFMNQEAHGEEVTRSFLEGLHLPNFIIDQMYINGTYYHPTFLYESLWNIVGFVILLVLRKVNLRRGEIFLTYVIWYSVGRFFIEGMRTDSLMIGDLRMAQLISLALIVISIICIAYRRKTGLASERYLDANG from the coding sequence ATGGAAGATATACAACCAATTGATCCAATTGCTTTTTCGTTAGGACCGTTTGATGTTAGATGGTACGGACTTATCATTGGCTTTGGATTGATTCTTGCTCTTGTTATTGCAATGCGAGAAGGGAATCGAAGAGGACTTGGAAAGGATGACTTTCCTGATTTAATGTTATGGGCAATCCCCATTTCTATTATATGTGCGCGAATTTACTACGTCATTTTTGAATGGAGCTACTATAAAGATCATCTAGGGGATATACCGAAAATTTGGAATGGTGGAATTGCCATTCATGGAGCTTTAATTGGTGCGATTGTGACTACTTATATTTTTACAAAGAAAAAGGGTATTTCCTTCTGGAAAATCGCGGACATCGCTGCACCTAGTCTAATCCTTGGACAAGCTATTGGCCGTTGGGGCAACTTTATGAATCAAGAGGCACATGGCGAAGAAGTTACACGTTCTTTTTTAGAAGGTTTACATTTGCCGAATTTTATTATCGATCAAATGTATATTAACGGCACTTACTATCATCCTACTTTTTTATATGAATCATTATGGAATATTGTTGGATTCGTAATTTTACTAGTTTTACGGAAAGTGAACTTACGTAGAGGAGAAATCTTTTTAACTTATGTTATTTGGTATTCAGTTGGAAGATTCTTTATCGAAGGAATGAGAACAGATAGCCTTATGATTGGTGATTTACGGATGGCTCAATTAATTTCATTAGCGTTAATTGTCATTTCTATTATCTGTATCGCTTATAGACGGAAAACGGGTCTTGCAAGTGAACGTTATTTAGATGCAAATGGTTAA
- the hprK gene encoding HPr(Ser) kinase/phosphatase, with protein sequence MAAKVLIKDVIEEFDLEIVSGEEGINRPITVSDISRPGLEMAGYFNYYPAERVQLLGKTELSFAERLSEEDRANRLTKLCSDTTPGIIITRNMEVPPQLIEASEELAVPVLRSKHKTSLFSSRLTNFLERKLAPTTAVHGVLVDIYGVGVLITGKSGVGKSETALELVKRGHRLVADDCVEIRQEDENLIVGSSPELIEHLLEIRGLGIINVMTLFGAGAVRTHKKISLVMSLELWEQNKQYDRLGLDEEKMKIIDTEVTKLTIPVRPGRNLAVIIEVAAMNFRLKRMGVNAAEQFTNKLNNVISDERK encoded by the coding sequence ATGGCAGCGAAAGTACTAATAAAAGATGTTATCGAAGAGTTTGATTTAGAAATTGTAAGTGGAGAAGAGGGAATTAATCGACCAATTACAGTTAGTGATATATCAAGACCAGGTCTCGAGATGGCTGGCTATTTTAACTATTATCCAGCAGAACGTGTTCAGCTGTTAGGGAAGACAGAACTGTCCTTTGCTGAACGATTAAGTGAGGAAGATAGGGCAAATCGCTTAACCAAGTTATGTAGTGATACAACGCCAGGAATTATTATTACTCGAAATATGGAGGTGCCTCCCCAATTAATAGAGGCATCAGAAGAATTAGCTGTACCTGTACTACGATCTAAGCATAAAACATCGCTTTTTTCCAGTCGTCTTACAAATTTCTTGGAAAGAAAATTAGCACCAACAACAGCGGTTCACGGGGTTCTTGTTGACATTTATGGTGTGGGCGTTTTAATTACTGGTAAAAGTGGTGTAGGTAAAAGTGAAACAGCACTTGAGCTTGTAAAACGCGGGCATCGATTAGTTGCTGATGATTGTGTGGAGATACGCCAAGAAGATGAGAATTTAATTGTCGGTAGTTCACCAGAGTTAATTGAACATCTATTGGAAATTCGTGGATTAGGGATCATTAATGTCATGACGCTTTTTGGAGCTGGGGCTGTTCGTACCCACAAAAAAATATCTTTAGTTATGTCTTTGGAATTATGGGAGCAAAACAAGCAATATGATCGTTTAGGTTTAGATGAGGAAAAAATGAAAATAATTGATACAGAAGTAACCAAGCTGACAATTCCAGTTCGTCCTGGCCGAAATTTAGCGGTAATTATTGAGGTCGCGGCAATGAATTTCCGTTTAAAAAGAATGGGTGTTAATGCAGCCGAACAATTCACGAATAAATTAAACAATGTTATATCTGACGAAAGAAAATAA
- a CDS encoding phage holin family protein, which produces MRWIIGILINAIFFVALAGLFQEQFYLSGIGAAIGASVILSLLNIIVKPILILLTLPVTVLSLGLFLFVINAITLSLTDRLMGDSFEISSFGMCLFFSVLLSLCNIIVQNTVLRGKE; this is translated from the coding sequence ATGAGATGGATTATCGGAATACTGATTAATGCTATATTCTTTGTAGCATTAGCTGGATTATTTCAGGAACAATTTTATTTATCGGGAATAGGTGCGGCAATCGGAGCAAGTGTGATTTTATCTTTGCTAAATATTATTGTCAAACCAATTTTAATTTTATTGACGTTACCTGTAACAGTGTTATCGCTTGGGCTATTTTTATTTGTCATCAACGCTATTACGCTGTCATTAACAGACAGATTAATGGGAGATAGTTTTGAAATTTCGAGTTTTGGTATGTGTTTATTTTTTAGCGTTCTACTGTCACTTTGCAATATAATCGTTCAAAACACAGTTCTGCGAGGAAAAGAATAG